From the genome of Carettochelys insculpta isolate YL-2023 chromosome 12, ASM3395843v1, whole genome shotgun sequence, one region includes:
- the AQP9 gene encoding aquaporin-9, which produces MNGKSKRTFKEKFALKNSFIKEALSEFLGTFVLIALGCACVAQHVLSRGALGGAITVYIGFAMAVTMAVYVSGGVSGGHINPAVSLAMCATGRLKWTKLPFYILAQFLGAFVGAAAVFGVYYDAFMNYSGGQLIVTGSNATAHIFATYPAPHLSLISGFADQVMSTALLVLIIFAIFDNKNMGVPKGLEPIAVGLLILLLSCSLGMNSGCAMNPARDLSPRIFTAIAGWGFEVFTAGNNWWWVPTVAPMMGGIIGAITYIIFIDIHHPDTQLEDDPDLYEKYDLTSQEKDEKLCSQHPL; this is translated from the exons ATGAACGGGAAAAGCAAAAGAACATTCAAGGAGAAATTTGCCTTGAAGAACAGCTTTATAAAAGAAGCTCTGTCAGAATTCCTGGGAACATTTGTATTGATA GCACTCGGATGTGCGTGTGTTGCCCAACACGTCCTGAGCCGaggggccctgggtggggccatAACAGTATACATTGGATTTGCAATGGCAGTCACCATGGCAGTATATGTATCCGGGGGCGTGTCAG GTGGTCATATAAACCCAGCTGTTTCATTAGCTATGTGTGCAACTGGACGGTTGAAATGGACCAAGTTACCTTTTTATATATTAGCACAATTCTTGGGCGCATTTGTTGGAGCAGCGGCTGTCTTTGGGGTTTATTATG ATGCATTCATGAACTACAGTGGTGGACAGCTTATAGTTACAGGATCTAATGCAACTGCCCATATTTTTGCAACTTATCCAGCTCCACATCTGTCCCTGATAAGTGGATTTGCAGATCAA GTGATGTCAACAGCTCTTCTTGTTCTGATTATCTTTGCTATTTTTGACAACAAAAACATGGGTGTACCAAAGGGCTTGGAACCAATTGCAGTTGGACTTCTTATCCTTCTGCTCTCTTGTTCCTTGGGAATGAACAGTGGTTGTGCCATGAACCCAGCCAGAGACCTAAGCCCAAGGATTTTCACAGCCATAGCAGGATGGGGCTTTGAAGTATTCAC GGCTGGAAATAACTGGTGGTGGGTTCCAACAGTTGCACCCATGATGGGAGGAATAATTGGAGCCATTAcctatattatttttattgacaTTCACCATCCAGATACTCAGCTAGAAGACGACCCTGACCTGTATGAGAAATATGATCTTACCAGTCAAGAGAAAGATGAAAAACTCTGCAGTCAACACCCTCTTTGA